A segment of the Eleutherodactylus coqui strain aEleCoq1 chromosome 6, aEleCoq1.hap1, whole genome shotgun sequence genome:
atgaaaaaatctggaccatgctccattttcatgcgggtctcccgcggggacggctcccgcgggcttctattgaagcctatggaagccgtccggatccgcgggagacaaaaatctgattttactcacacgctccggttcttctcttcggcgccgtgccatcttctctccgtcgcggccggatcattttgcttcggcccggcgcatgcgcggggcacgtcaccgacgtcatcatgcacatccgccgagccgaagaaagaagatccggccgcgacgagagaagatcacgctgcagcgaagagaagaaacggagcggatcggaggtaagtttattctcatttattcgtattttcagccctcatgtccgcggggcaggagggacccgctacggattctacatgtagaatccgtagcggatctgattttccccgtggacatgaggccttatgctggTGTCCTAAAATACACCCCTACACAAGTTCTACAAGGTCCTGAGATGTGCTTCTCATGAGAAACACCTGCGATGCTCTCTGCTCATAAGAGGGGGGCTACTTCTTATTTAATCCCTTGGATTCCTTAGTCCAGGCAGAAATATTGATAGTCTATTCTAGTTGCGTTTTCAGaaattacatgttcacatagcaacatacacctggggcgtaaacatatgttaatcatcagcgtcgttacatactaggccaatcatgagtgaTGTTGGGAGGGGCATGCAAGTAActggtgcgtcatattcagtataactgtattgtacttccttacaataaagcagaagggtatgggggctcaaGGGGAATACCCCTGAgtccaaatacatatattcatgcatgaagcttctcattataaccaatctggagcaaaccagtgaaatcttctggaatatgatttattcccataacaacactttcagcctttttttttttctcctcattcGCTAAAATAGCAGGCAAGGGTGATGGCCTAAATGTAACCTCGGATGCCATAAAATGAGCCTAAAGTTTGGTGCTAAAACTGATTTAAACTAAGTCAACTAATAGGTGGCATATGCTTAGTCTAAAGATGcatcagatttatcatccagcagagtCACTAATAAACTGGCGCATTTTAAGAATGTAGGGCAGATTTACAGTACTTTTACACAAGACACAAAAAAGTTAGCGCGCCAGAGGTCCTAccatgtttcccaaaaaataagacagtgatttatatttattttagccCCGAAATATGCGcatgggcttattttcagaggatgTCTTATTTTGAATTGGCTGAGTGGAGGTGAGCGATGGCCGCGGCTCAACCAGTTCAAAGATCCCTTCCCACCACAGCGATGGCTATGATAGGCTGAGCGACTGAAATTCCACAATAAACTTACAGTAATGAACAGACCTCATTCACACACAGTGGACGAAATCTGCAGTGGAGTCTAGTGCTGCTCTAGAACCCTTCTACATACCGCTGGGAACCGGTGTTTGGAGCTGCCGGTGGACCCCTATATCAGTACATATCGTCATATCCATGATTTACCTGTTATTTTGGTTCAGATTTTTTATCTTATTAAAGCTCCCTCTGTGTCGctgtgttgtcatggcaacaggacgccagatacaggggaatgcagtgaacgctttccatagactactatggaaagcgcagccccactGTCCAGGATTTaaattgtagcatgctgcgattctccatggtgagcctatctgtcagataggctcagtgcgaaGAGCCGTCAGCCCGTCCCCTGTTCCCCGCGGCagcgatctgccgcgggatatcgctacggccgtgggcaggagccctaaatccGCGGCATAATCACACTTGtgggcactgagctattaggttcaataggacCCAATAGCAGCGTTTTTCCGCGGCGGATTTAGTGCCGTGaagggcattagcccttaagaagctcctgtccacgggcgatatgtcaccgTGTTATCTGCGGCGATGATCcgaccgcgggtaacgcagtgaccgCTTTCCATTGACTTAACTATGCAAAGCACAGCCCACTGTCCACGAGTAAAGaatcaatgattctccgctcatgggatTCACATCGCGTCATGCTATgacttgccgcgattctccgaggtgagcctatctatcagataggctcacagcggagaccTCTCAGTTCTCCCCCCCTGGTCCCATGGACAGGGGGTCTTATAATGCCCACAGAATCCGCGGCGTTATCCTGCAGCTATTAGTTTCTATTGAACctgagggctaatgcccacagccggatttctGCCGTGGTTCACGCAGCGTAAATCTGCAGCGGAAAAACGCTGCtcttgggttctattgaacctaatagcgcagtgCACACAAGCgtgattctgctgcggatttatagctcctgtccacgggcgtagcgatgtcccgcggcagatctccgacACGGGAGCCGTTGAAGGGTAGAGCTGACCGGATCAGCGCGGAGTATAtctgattctccactcgtggacagcgaggctgcactttccatagtagcCCCACTAAATCCGCAGCATATCAATTGTTTGCGGTAGATTTGAGTGAGGACCCCGTTCCTGGGCAATGTCAAAGCAAATCCACCCCAAATTTAGTTGCATTGTCAGCACTATTAGATGTGGATTTTGTGGCTAATACGGCACAGTATCAACATCCCCCGATATTATCCCGTGGACACATCCAGCTTGTCAAGGCCCCAACCGGACAACCCTATACTAATGCTCAGTAAGACAGAATCAGTCATGCCAAACCACAGGAAGCAGAAGGTCTCTGAATGATCCTCATTCTTGATATTCCTACTTCATAAAAGCCTTTATAAACTCCAGCAGCGTTCAAAATTATGAAGTGTCACATTTTACTGCAGTCTCCCCATGCGGCATTCCTAAAACCTGgcttagacaacgattatcgctcaaaagatatattttgagtgacttttgagcgatattcgtgTTGTGCGTTTACAGGGCAccgtgatcgctcaaacgttgagcgatcactttgcgctccaagcagggtatgcagaagacaattggggccgcttgtcttttgcatccagctgtactTTTCTCTGAGCTATCCGagctgggtatgcagaacacagctgcagcgctgtgtTCTCTATACCCTGGCTGttcacagagcactcagctggtatacacctGTGCGCTTTGTGCagaatatgcagaacacagctggactgctgtgttcttcatacccccggCTGTGTTCATGggatatagctgaaacaataggatcagctgtatcccactgtgaactcctgataaggctgatcgttctcttttagcatgctgaaagacaatgatcagcgttaacgaaaactgcacgatatcagtgcagttacacacaacgattattgctcaaacgacgGCTTTGaacgtttttggggtttttttgagcgagaattgttgtgtctaaatcagccttaacagGTCCCAGAACGGTAATACTAAAGCCAGTGATTAGGTAGCTCCACTCACTCCTGCTAATTAGTTTGCATTAAAACCTAATTACTCCTTTGCCAACAGTGAGTCACTAAGCCATGCTGATTTAGGACATGAACAAACTTCTCCCTACTCCCATAACAGGGCTCAATTTCATGGTGTTTATAGGGTGTGACAGGTTCCTGTTAGGGCCACTggaacacgggcggatttgcattgcggaatcggaAACTGgcatccacctccggattccgcatcAAATACCACCCAAAGCACGCTCTGGCCAAACTCTATTTCCTCTACACAAGCGAAAATGAATTGCGATTTTCAGCTCGcgaagaagaaatcgcagcaagcTGCGATACTGTTTGGCTtccatgcagacggcttccatcgatGTCAATGGAGCCGTCCGCCTCGTGACCATTCGACAAttatcattgtggaaaggtcacggGATCCACGTCATTACTTAGCAACGGCGCGGCATAATCAGTACTGCACATATGTGCCGGCCGgctcatccgcagcacagattatgATGACTTCGGATAGGGTTGCCGGCCAGGCAAAGGGTCAGATTCCTCTGTGGGATCCAACTTGGCCATGGGCAGGTGGCCTAAATGTTCAGTGGTGGTATATAGGGCACAAGACCACTAgggccagtgattggcttcagTGGTCATCGTCACCGTCGCAGTACTGTGAACAAAGCCCCCAGGACATGAACCGCTGAGTATAGTGTCCGTAGTATAGGTAtgaaatattataaaataaagtaaaaataaccTTGGATGGCCTTTTAATGTTTCAGATTGGTTTCTGTAGCCCGCAGCAAACATTGACACTGAATGTAACTCCACTATCACTGGAAAGCTGCTAGAATAGATGCTAATGTAATGCCTGGCTGGACCGAGTGGGAcctgtctgctttttgcagtgtcacAGAAGTCCTCGCAAGAATTGTATTCAAAGTACATGTTTGGTGGAGTTGGTGAAATATTTTACACATGGCTTTTCCGTTTGTTATAACATTCCTTCCCCAGCAGGTGGCAGTGTTGCTATAGACGTTTATGAGAAACTTTACACTGTAAAATGCAATTCTTTCAACAACAAATGGACTTGATCAGTCTCATTGTAGATTACCAAAGAGCCATAGGAAAAAGATCTTTACTAGTAAGGGAAACGGAAAATTCTTAACAGTTTTATAGGCAATGTAAAATCTAAACGTTTTGTACTTTTAATAAACAGTCATCTGTTGGCTTAAAATGAGTTGTATTTGTATCTCCAAATAGTTTGTTTTCTCTTTGTAGGTTGTCAGCTTCTGCCCACCTGTAGACTCTAAATATGACTGGGTTGGTCCTCCTGATAGATGTTCCAATCTTCGCCCAATCAAATATTTTATTCCAGTAGATGAGTCTCCTTTGGAAAGAAAACTCAGGGAATTGCGTCAGGAAACACAAGACTGGAATCAAAAGTTTTGGGCAAAACAGAATCTGACTTTCATTAAGGTAAAAACCCTCTTTGTGAAACAGCCCTATTGACCCCTTGCTGCCAAAGCCACTTTTCATTGTCCCTTTTATATCCTCCCCTTCTTAGAGCAATAACGGTCTATATCTCACTTtagttaaatgtttttttttaaccagtttaagttatggcatatcactaggatatgccataacttactgaggtctgtctgttAGGAATCCCTATGGAAAGGATAGTAGTGCTATTGAAGCATATTGGCGCATTCAAAGTTTTTCTCTGAACAGCGCCACTGTCAGTCTAGCATTATGTAGGTACTGCAACTCATCCCCATTCATGAAAATGTAGCTGAATTGCAGTCTTCTGTATAGTGGCTGATTGGAGGTTGCGCTATGTAGAAAAGAAATGCCTAAGagactgcagccccttcattctagAAATTGGTGGCATTCTAGAATTAATCAGTATGACATATTCTAAAggttccatacacattagactaataTGGCTGAAAATGggcaatttcaaccaaaatgatCATTCATTGGGTGAAACTCACCAACAACCATTTTAGCTAACCAACacagtcatcatcatcatctcaaAGGAAGCTGACTACATTTGAAATTTTCATTCAATAGTCGAACAAAAGATCTCTTGTTAGAATGAAAGATCTATCGTCCATGAATGAGCTTCTTGTGAAATGTTTCTAGAAAGATAATTTGTCCTGCACCTGGTGTCATTAAGGTTGCATAGCTAGTTGAATAAATGTAATGGCCAAAATGGCCTAATAAATCTGTGTGACCGTGTTGTAAGATGATGATCGTTCGTTGAACGATTGTCCAGCCACTAACCTACTTCTTTACCTTTATTTGATAAAACCTATAGAGCGCATTTAAATCATGTGGTTTGCCAAGACTTCCATAGACAGAGATGCAGTATTACTTACTGATGCACTCCTTGAGATTTGTTCACATCCTTCACAATGTCTTAGCTTAGTCTCACTAATCTGGGCATAATCTATAGCAAAGTTCATCCTACTCAAGGAGTGTGCAGACTATACTGCAGACTGTAATCTGCCCGGACTAGACTGCAGACTCTAATCCCATCCACAATTTTTAATGCATTTATGTATTTTTAGGACAAAGAAGAATTTATCATCTCAAAATTTCATGCCTTGGGTTTGGGGCAGAGAGATGAAGAAGGTGAGACTTCCTGGAAGTATATAGGTTCCTTTATCCTTGTGAACAATAGAATTTAATTGATGTAACTAACAATTTTATTATtctgccttaaggcccttttacacgcaacaattacttctcaaaattcgttcaaacagccGAAAGTGattgataatcattacatgtaaacgtgggctgTCGTGCACTATTTGTCCACTTGTTGTTAGCCAAGGTTTTTAAGCCAGCATAAAGACCATCGTTTGGCCACTGGAAATTTGTTTCAATTGACCACAGTTCATTCAGTTTTCCAGTGGCTTAGTGATGGCTTTGTTTGCTTTGCATATTAAATTACTACAGTATTTActctgccaggaggagaacaatggaatctgctggccagatgtttgctcagctagGCGAAGTGTTTATGCGATAACCattgcataaacacacgccctgCTGAGGAAACAACTTGTGGAGGAAAATGCGGATGATTAAAGCCATTAATCTGCACacgtattttattttaaaaatgtgggCAGTTCATTCAGTCATAAGGGTTGTTGAAGCGATAATTGTAACGTGTACAAGGGCCTTTAGGGGAAAATGAGATGGATTGATTGCTTcccatgcttttttttattttaaagtggttgtctcattAGTAAATCCACTGAAGTTAGCCCAGGGATCAGCTATGATCACAGAGGAACATCCAGCCAGCTGTGTGCTCTAATAGGGTATATGTACATGGATTATAGTAATGAGGGAacaaagggtggctttacattggATGACTGTTGGGTACTTGAACATTTGTCAGCTGTCACAATGATTTTCTCTCCTCTGCTTTCACATGGGAGCAaaaatcgctcactgaatggaggcggtgcATTCTGGCAATCTCTTAAGGTTGCCCCGtccccattcagagtaaacaggcagttgttcatagaggatcgactgcctgtttgcatggACCAatagttgtttggtttttaggtgagctaaaaactaaGTGACTCCAATAAGTAGGCAATTCTCGCTTACTTGCCCTGTCACCCATAATCGCTCTTTTGAGCATTTACTTGGGAGACAATCagtccatgtaaagccaccctaataaGTAGTCTTTCCTATACTCTACTATAATGTCACTAATTTAACGAGTGGGACTGCACTTATAATCGCCTTCAAAGCAAGGAGCATGAAGTATACTGAAggcttatatttttttattccctttaTGCAGTGCCACACAAGCTCGATCACTAATAGCATCACATGGTAGTTCTGCAAGCGGTAGCTCCAAAACCACTATTGCAAAGTTACACTTcctagcatgctgggagttgtagttttgcaatagCTGTACAGCCACAGTTTGGAGATTGCTGATTCATGTAACACTGATGTGTTTGTCTCCAGGTGGATCATAAGGTCGATAAATTCTGCTCTTTATTCTCACATTGCTGTCTCATCATATTGATCAATGCATgctatacaggaaatgtattgtTCTTGCCAAAAATCTTCTTTGTCCTTCACAGGACATAAAAGGACATTAGATGCAGAAGTGATGGCGGATTTTTATAAGGATTTCCTTAGCAAGAACTATGCAAAACATGCACAATATAACAggtatttttattatttcttaAACTGTGTCAGACTACTCCCTCCTCAAGAATGTAACTTAGAGGCCCCTGTTTCATATGGGTGGCTTTACAAGGGACAGCTATCagccaaaaaatcgttcaaatgagcgattttCTGCAATAGACCCGAAAGGGCACTGATTGAGAAATCTCCCAGGAATTGCCAGTCATTTTCAGTTCTCTGAGAACAATGTGATTAGTGAGTGACTTTTTGTGCAGATTAAAGAGGCAGTCTTTCATCTTtaagcgactgcctgttcacactgaatCAGTGAGGGGAGGCATGCGGGCGGAAGACATCTCCGCCACATTATGTCTCCATTCCCTGAATGATTATCACCCGTGTGTGAAAGAATGGGTGCAATAGCCATTGGGACCACTGTCATTGCCGTGTAAAGTAAGCCTTGCTTGTTTTAATTTCAGCTTTGTCCTCTGAACTGAACAATGGAAGATCTTGGTATATGCTGGACAAGGTCAattgatcccattgactatagtagGATCTGTATGGCTTTGGGGATGTGATCCTGCCTTTTCCTGAAttaaataatgcagcatgctgcactatttcatctgaATTTTATGTGCAGAAGCTCCGAGCAAAGCTTCTAGCGCAGATATTTAcatggcctaaggcctcatgtccacgggtaaaatcaggcccgctccggattctccatggagaatccgtagcgggtccctcctgccccgcggacatgagggctgaaaataagaataaacttacctcccgcccgctccggttcttcccttcgccgcggcgtcatcttctctgcgtcgcggacggatcttcttcggcccggcggatgcgtaGGATGACGTCTGCGCCGGCCCGAataaaaaaagatccggccgcgacggagagaagatggcgcctcggcgaagggaagaaccggagcgggtgagtaaattccgattttaggtctcccgcggattcggacggcttccataggcttcaatagaagcccgcgggagacccgcacaaaaatggagcatggtccagattttgtcatgctccattttttttaaaatcgcttttattggccatccgcgggtatttatctacccgcgggtggtcaatgcatccctatgggatgcggatccgcgtgcaggagaagagttaaaatccgctgcggattttaattcttcttttgcccgtggacatatgAGGCCTTACAGGTAGCAGAGTATAGGACTAATATCTTGGTTCATGAAGTTTTGACCCGGAGCTGAGCTTCACCAGCCTCTCCTCACCCACAGCATGCAAAGTggcagggagagagctgtcaatctgtATCATGGGGGCGGGGAACATCCGGCAAGGCCGCCTCTGTGCCTCTGTGACTTGGAGTTtggctctgagtcaaacttcctAAACCTGATGACAGTATCCCTTTAAAGAAGAAGCACAATTAGTAATCATTATGGATGGTAGAAGGGGCAGTGGAAAATTTAACAGACGCTATActaagaaaaaggagaaaagaacACTTGAGACAGAATGGAGACTAAGATTatcttaactttttcttaccaAGAACTGTCTCGTAGCTGAAGGTGGTTGTAGCATAGCCATGCCGTGGGCCCTGACGACTTGTGCCCCGGCCCCACCATCAGACCTTAATGTGTTTGTTTCTGTTCTGTGAATACCAATGACGTTCACAAATATAACAGGTTATTTTTTTGCCACCCTTCTATAGGTAATATATGTCTAGATTGTTATAAAAATGCTGGATATTTCTAGGGATTTTAATTGTAATGAAGACCTTACCGTTTTGAGGAATCTTGGCAGTGAGGCAGCTATTACATAATTTATAGAACACTCTCAAACCAGGTGGATTTAATATCTGGCAGTACTGCATTGTAAGAAAATACACAGATGGTTTAGTATTTATTTTCCCTGTTTATTCCAGAGAATGGTACAAGAAGAATTTTAAGATCACATTTCTTATGGGACAAGTCACTTTACAGAGAGCATTGAAGAAGTTAAAGAAAACTGGATGGAAATAGactaaattggaaaaaaaaaaaagattttaatttaaaaaataaaaaaatgtacaaaaattctGAAATCTGTCTGTTGTTATTATCTTGCTAGTTTGAAGAGTATTTTTATGTAGTGGTGCAGATTACTACATGTTTTTTGATGCACTGTATTTTCCACTAGAAAGAATGCTTTCATGGTTAAAAGAAAATTGCATAATATGCAGACAATGGTACTTGTCAtagttttttctgttttttttaaattatttttattagtTCTCACTGAATCCATGAGAAACAAAATCGTCTGTGCAAGATCAGAAGTACAAAAAGTTCAGTATGGACCCATACAGTAAGCTCCCATGGGCATAATAATGGTGGTTGCAGGGAATGCAACTGGGCGTGGAGGGAGGGGCTGCGTGGTACATAATGATCAAGGCGGCAAATACAGCAGTCTTCGCACCTCACTCATATCTAGTCTAGCTTAGCTCTGTGCTTGAGAAGCAGCTGCTCAGGTGGGAGGGGTATAAGTCGTCCCACCAACACAGGACTTCTCgattaaggcctctctcacacaggcgtttttgtacagcgtttagctctgctttttcagcacagcgctaaacgctgtacaatgctcccattcatttcaatcgggctgctcacacaaggctgaaaacgcagcattgctttcacagcgttgcatgttctatttttggcagttttcagccctgtgttgcccattgaaaagaatgggcagcggtttcagcgctgccgaaaacgcggcacaacttggtaaaaaaaaaatctatactctccTTATAGGTGATATCGCTGTCCCCGGCGTCTCTCTCTCGGGACTTGTCAGCCGGCAGGGGAACTTTTTCTCTGGTGACGGAGATTTGAAATCCCTGATTCcaacgagagattgctctgattggctgagcgccactgattgacagcccactcagccaatgacagccagcactggatgcgtccaatcagaGCCTTTCATTCATTAAATGgttgtgattggacgcatccattgctggctctgattggctcagttagctgtcactcagcagcgcttagccaatcagagcaattggccAGTTTCACAAGGTCCTGACAGCGActtcaccagctaggtgagtattgattttttttttcttttatcagcagccttgACTGCGCTTTCAGCTGTACAGAAAACGCAGTCATACCGcatgccagtgctgctgaaacctggcggaatctgcagtaaacacagcagtgaaaaacgctgcgtttctgcaaacgcctgtgtgagggaggccttttgCTACGTGCACATGGACTGATAAAAAGTTGCACCCAATAAATTCGAGTGCAACTTTTTATCCATTCGTGTGCGTGTATcgggacagcacacggacatctcgtcagtgtgctgtctgatgtgcggAACACCACACGCTGACGTGTACTActtttcaaatgaatgggtgctatttccgTATGGGGTCCGAAAGTCAGATGGAAAACTTGTCTATCCGTGTACATGTAGCCTACACCGGAGAAGCTTTTACACTCTGTCACCTTGCTCATGTGTAGAACACTGCGCTGGTGTGCAGCACAATGCATGCAATCAAAGCAGCTATTCAGTGAGTGGCTGGTTCATTCTGGATGCTACTGTA
Coding sequences within it:
- the COA8 gene encoding cytochrome c oxidase assembly factor 8 isoform X2, translated to MAAACSRVTGLRPHSVQLLFSRFGHSGTAKVVSFCPPVDSKYDWVGPPDRCSNLRPIKYFIPVDESPLERKLRELRQETQDWNQKFWAKQNLTFIKDKEEFIISKFHALGLGQRDEEGHKRTLDAEVMADFYKDFLSKNYAKHAQYNREWYKKNFKITFLMGQVTLQRALKKLKKTGWK
- the COA8 gene encoding cytochrome c oxidase assembly factor 8 isoform X1, which encodes MAAACSRVTGLRPHSVQLLFSRFGHSGTAKVVSFCPPVDSKYDWVGPPDRCSNLRPIKYFIPVDESPLERKLRELRQETQDWNQKFWAKQNLTFIKDKEEFIISKFHALGLGQRDEEGHKRTLDAEVMADFYKDFLSKNYAKHAQYNRLKRQSFIFKRLPVHTESVRGGMRAEDISATLCLHSLNDYHPCVKEWVQ